Proteins found in one Larimichthys crocea isolate SSNF chromosome I, L_crocea_2.0, whole genome shotgun sequence genomic segment:
- the c9h2orf80 gene encoding uncharacterized protein C2orf80 isoform X1, protein MEARQLKRNVEALIGDYIGQKLREKSFDPKGREISILDDLAHYDLAISVALWWLDREEGRDVLDRDIIGATSSSGSAQYPNRLEREAMILSSFAGIIMNSLPVEEILALYRCKPAASYPNHQSKTAIVYPFTLSYHPFAMLGSYKAVYHSKKHNLKLKRWLSERTKSNAPPGRVSVQSSSSSSSSHSFLSDSNDGHEERTTRYEGSQESLQD, encoded by the exons ATGGAGGCAAGGCAGCTGAAAAGAAATGTGGAGGCCCTGAT TGGTGATTACATCGGGCAGAAGCTCAGAGAAAAGTCTTTTGATCCAAAAGGAAGGGAGATCTCCATACTGGATGACCTG GCTCACTATGACCTGGCCATTAGTGTTGCCCTCTGGTGGTTGGACAGAGAAGAGGGACGGGATGTGCTCGACAGAGACATCAT TGGAGCAACAAGCAGCTCAGGTAGTGCCCAGTACCCAAATCGCTTAGAACGGGAGGCTATGATCCTGTCGTCCTTTGCTGGAATTATTATG AATAGCCTCCCAGTGGAGGAGATCTTGGCTCTATACAGGTGTAAACCAGCTGCCTCATACCCCAACCATCAGTCCAAG ACTGCAATCGTCTACCCCTTCACTCTGTCCTACCATCCATTCGCCATGCTCGGCTCTTACAAGGCTGTGTACCACTCCAAGAAGCACA ATCTAAAGTTGAAACGATGGCTGTCTGAGAGGACAAAGTCTAATGCCCCGCCTGGACGAGTCTCAGTGCAATCTTCATCATCGTCCTCCTCGTCGCACTCCTTCCTGAGT GACAGCAATGATGGCCACGAGGAAAGAACTACGCGCTATGAGGGTTCACAAGAGTCTCTGCAGGACTGA
- the c9h2orf80 gene encoding uncharacterized protein C2orf80 isoform X2, protein MEARQLKRNVEALIGDYIGQKLREKSFDPKGREISILDDLAHYDLAISVALWWLDREEGRDVLDRDIIGATSSSGSAQYPNRLEREAMILSSFAGIIMNSLPVEEILALYRCKPAASYPNHQSKTAIVYPFTLSYHPFAMLGSYKAVYHSKKHNLKLKRWLSERTKSNAPPGRVSVQSSSSSSSSHSFLSQ, encoded by the exons ATGGAGGCAAGGCAGCTGAAAAGAAATGTGGAGGCCCTGAT TGGTGATTACATCGGGCAGAAGCTCAGAGAAAAGTCTTTTGATCCAAAAGGAAGGGAGATCTCCATACTGGATGACCTG GCTCACTATGACCTGGCCATTAGTGTTGCCCTCTGGTGGTTGGACAGAGAAGAGGGACGGGATGTGCTCGACAGAGACATCAT TGGAGCAACAAGCAGCTCAGGTAGTGCCCAGTACCCAAATCGCTTAGAACGGGAGGCTATGATCCTGTCGTCCTTTGCTGGAATTATTATG AATAGCCTCCCAGTGGAGGAGATCTTGGCTCTATACAGGTGTAAACCAGCTGCCTCATACCCCAACCATCAGTCCAAG ACTGCAATCGTCTACCCCTTCACTCTGTCCTACCATCCATTCGCCATGCTCGGCTCTTACAAGGCTGTGTACCACTCCAAGAAGCACA ATCTAAAGTTGAAACGATGGCTGTCTGAGAGGACAAAGTCTAATGCCCCGCCTGGACGAGTCTCAGTGCAATCTTCATCATCGTCCTCCTCGTCGCACTCCTTCCTGAGT CAATGA
- the LOC104932526 gene encoding gamma-crystallin M2-like: MSKITFYEDRNFQGRSYECDTDCPDMHPHFSRCNSIKVESGCWVLYEKPNYTGFQYVLTRGEYPDYQRWMGYNDTIRSCRTYSYTSQGPYRIRIYERPNFQGQMVEFSEDCESVQEHFHSRDIYSCNVMEGYWTFYEHSNYRGRQYFLRPGEYRKFGDWGATCATTGSFRRITDF; encoded by the exons ATGAGTAAG ATCACCTTCTATGAGGACAGAAACTTCCAGGGTCGCTCCTATGAGTGCGACACCGACTGCCCTGACATGCACCCCCACTTCAGCCGCTGCAACTCCATCAAGGTGGAAAGCGGCTGCTGGGTGCTGTATGAGAAGCCCAATTACACCGGCTTCCAGTATGTTCTGACCAGAGGAGAGTACCCAGACTACCAGCGTTGGATGGGCTACAATGACACCATACGCTCCTGCCGCACGTACTCTTAT ACCAGCCAGGGCCCCTACCGCATCCGCATTTACGAGCGTCCCAACTTCCAGGGGCAGATGGTGGAGTTCAGCGAGGACTGTGAGTCAGTGCAGGAACACTTCCACAGCCGTGACATCTACTCCTGCAACGTCATGGAGGGCTACTGGACCTTCTACGAGCACTCTAACTACCGTGGTCGTCAGTACTTCCTGAGGCCTGGAGAGTACCGCAAGTTCGGTGACTGGGGGGCTACCTGTGCCACCACCGGGTCCTTCCGCAGAATCACAGATTTTTAA
- the LOC104932527 gene encoding gamma-crystallin S-1 encodes MMGKIIFYEDRNFGGRYYECMGDCADLHSMFERCRSIRVESGMFMIYDRPGFMGNQYFMRMGEYSDYMGMAGLNDCVRSCRMIPMHSGSFRMRLYEHFDMGGEMMELMDDCPNVTDRFRMSNFNSCNVMDGHWLMYEHSNYRGRHYYLRPGQYRSFSDWRGNNSRIGSIRRLMDL; translated from the exons atgATGGGAAAG ATCATCTTTTACGAGGACAGAAACTTTGGAGGCCGTTACTATGAGTGCATGGGCGACTGTGCTGACCTGCACTCCATGTTTGAGCGCTGCCGCTCCATTAGGGTAGAGAGTGGCATGTTCATGATCTACGACCGCCCAGGCTTCATGGGAAACCAGTACTTCATGAGGATGGGAGAGTACTCTGACTACATGGGCATGGCCGGCCTGAATGACTGTGTCAGGTCCTGTCGCATGATCCCCATG CACAGCGGTAGCTTTAGGATGAGGCTCTACGAGCATTTCGACATGGGAGGTGAGATGATGGAGCTCATGGACGACTGCCCTAACGTCACGGACCGTTTCCGTATGTCCAACTTCAACTCCTGCAATGTGATGGACGGCCACTGGCTCATGTACGAGCATTCCAACTACAGAGGACGTCACTACTACCTGAGGCCTGGCCAGTACAGGAGCTTCAGCGACTGGAGAGGCAACAACTCCAGGATCGGCTCCATCAGGCGACTCATGGATCTCTAA